The genomic interval AGCAGGAGCGGCCCGGCGAGGTACCAGCCGGTATCGGTACGGGCGTGGTCGAGCACGACCGCCGCCCCCACGAGGCCGGCGACCACGAGCGCCAGGCCCACCGTCACCAAGGAGCGCCCGAAGCGTCCGACGAGGCGACCCCCGACGAAGGACGTGACCGCAGACCCCAGCGCGAACGGGGTCACCGCCAAGCCCGCCAGCAGCGCCGAGTAGTGCAGGGCGCGCTGGAAGAAGATCGTCAGGACGAAGAAGATGCCGGTGAACGCCGAGAAGTACACCAGGGCCACGGCCGCGCCCGAGGAGTAGCCGGGGAGGCCGAACAGGCGCAGGTCGACCAGCGGCGTGCGGCCACGACGGGCATACGCCCGCTCCCACAGGACGAACGCGACGAGGAAGACCGCCCCGACCGCGGCCCACCAGGCCGGCACGCTGCGGCCACCCGACTGGCCGTGGCCGGTCTCGACGAGCGGCAGCAGCAGCGCGAGGACACCGGCCCCGAGCAGCACCGTCCCGAGCGGGTCGAGGTCCTCCCGCCTGCGCTCGCGGGCCGTTGCTGCGGGCAACCAGCGCATCGCCAGGACCACGGCCGCCACGACGACGGGCAGGTTGACGAAGAAGACCCAGCGCCAGCCGGTGTCCGGACCGACCGCGGAGATGATGAGGCCACCGGTGACCGGTCCCACCGCGGTCGACAGGCCGATGGTCGCGCCGAGCATCCCGAACGCCCGCCCGCGCTCGGCCCCGCGGAACAGCTCCTGGATGAGCCCGGACACCTGCGGGTTGAGCATGCCGCCGCCGACCCCCTGCAGGAGCCGGGCCGCCACGAGCACCGCACTCCCGGTGGCGAGGCCGCACAGCAGGCTGCCGATGCCGAAGACGACGACACCGGCGACGAACATGCGCCGGCGACCCGTTGCGTCACCGATGCGGCCCGACGGCACGAGGGCCAGCCCGAAGGCGAGGGCGTAGCCGGAGACGACCCACTGGAGGTCACTCGTCGGGGCGTGCAGGCCGCGCTCGATCGACGGGAGCGCCACGTTGACGATGCTCACGTCGAGCAGCGTCATGAAGCCTGCGACCAGGCAGACGGCCAGGGCGCGCCAGCGGCGGGGATCGGGTGCGGGGTGGCTCACCGTCCCACCCTCCGTCGCCCCCACGGACCCGGCAACCCGGGGAGCCCGGGGAGCCCGCCGGGTCGAGGTCAGCCGCGGAACGTGTCCGCAGCGGCCTGGATGCGCCCGACGTACGACCGCCACCAGTCCGCGCTGCCCTGGTCGTCGCGGTCGCGGCCCGCCTGCCCGTCCAGCGTCTCGCGCAGGATCTCGGCGTGGCCCGCGTGCTGGGCGGTCTCGGCCACGACCCGCACGACGAGGTGGCCGAACGTCGTGTGCCGGTTCTCCGGACGCCACCACTCCACCTCGGCGGGGGCGTCGAGCGGCACCTCGGCCAGCGCGGCGTCGGCCAGCACCCAGGCCTGCCGGTACAGGCCCTCGACGTACTCGCGCGACTGGTCGGCCGTCGCCCAGAGGTCTGCGGACTC from Phycicoccus sp. M110.8 carries:
- a CDS encoding DinB family protein, with product MSEAPPLTGSAADLHHYLQQGRGAVMRALDGLGEYDIRRPLVPSGTNLLGLVKHLAGVELAYLVESVGRPAPVLPWNEDGSVWESADLWATADQSREYVEGLYRQAWVLADAALAEVPLDAPAEVEWWRPENRHTTFGHLVVRVVAETAQHAGHAEILRETLDGQAGRDRDDQGSADWWRSYVGRIQAAADTFRG
- a CDS encoding MFS transporter, which codes for MSHPAPDPRRWRALAVCLVAGFMTLLDVSIVNVALPSIERGLHAPTSDLQWVVSGYALAFGLALVPSGRIGDATGRRRMFVAGVVVFGIGSLLCGLATGSAVLVAARLLQGVGGGMLNPQVSGLIQELFRGAERGRAFGMLGATIGLSTAVGPVTGGLIISAVGPDTGWRWVFFVNLPVVVAAVVLAMRWLPAATARERRREDLDPLGTVLLGAGVLALLLPLVETGHGQSGGRSVPAWWAAVGAVFLVAFVLWERAYARRGRTPLVDLRLFGLPGYSSGAAVALVYFSAFTGIFFVLTIFFQRALHYSALLAGLAVTPFALGSAVTSFVGGRLVGRFGRSLVTVGLALVVAGLVGAAVVLDHARTDTGWYLAGPLLLAGLGSGMVISPNVTLTLAEVPVEQAGTAGGVLQTGQRIGTAAGIALVGTVFFTLVSDGSPASAASRALLVATGLAVLALVASAADLLARRRSESPDSGGRTAPAPRSAQAEG